A genomic region of Desulfosarcina ovata subsp. ovata contains the following coding sequences:
- a CDS encoding isoprenyl transferase, with product MRNELDPDRMPRHVAIIMDGNGRWAKKRLLNRINGHEKGAEAVRTVVRTARRLNIDALTLYAFSTENWQRPQSEISGLMLLLRRFLESERQTLIDKQIRLNTIGETDRLPDAVRDKLLAVIDETAENTKMTLTLALSYGARTEIVHMARQIAAAAKFGTIDPDAVTEQIVADHLYTRGLPDPDLLIRTSGEQRLSNFLLWQIAYAELVFTPTLWPDFGEAEFIRILSDYQNRERRFGGVLSP from the coding sequence ATGCGGAATGAACTCGACCCTGATCGGATGCCCAGACACGTTGCCATCATTATGGATGGCAATGGCCGCTGGGCCAAAAAACGCCTGCTTAACCGCATCAACGGGCATGAAAAGGGGGCGGAAGCCGTACGGACCGTCGTGCGCACCGCCCGCCGCCTCAATATCGACGCACTCACCCTTTACGCCTTTTCCACCGAAAACTGGCAGCGTCCCCAGTCCGAAATTTCAGGCCTGATGCTGCTCCTGCGCCGTTTTCTGGAGTCTGAACGGCAAACGCTGATCGACAAACAGATCCGGCTGAACACCATTGGCGAGACCGACCGGCTGCCGGACGCGGTTCGCGACAAATTGCTTGCCGTGATCGACGAGACCGCGGAAAACACCAAAATGACCCTGACCCTGGCGCTTAGTTACGGGGCGCGCACGGAAATCGTCCACATGGCCAGGCAGATCGCCGCCGCCGCAAAATTTGGTACCATCGATCCGGATGCGGTGACGGAGCAGATCGTTGCCGACCACCTCTATACCCGTGGACTGCCCGATCCGGACCTGTTGATTCGTACCAGCGGTGAACAGCGACTGAGCAATTTTCTGCTTTGGCAGATCGCCTACGCGGAGCTGGTTTTCACCCCCACGCTGTGGCCCGATTTCGGCGAGGCGGAGTTTATCCGGATTTTAAGCGATTACCAGAACCGGGAACGCCGTTTCGGCGGGGTCCTCTCACCCTAA